caatatttagtctgcagttttctccatttattattattgcattggcACTTTGAGATGTCCATTAAGTGGTAGCAGAACCAGAAGGcattaaatatgatcaaaaacatTGACCCTTCCTTCCATGAAGCACCTCCTGCCTCATCACTTTTGTTTTGCTCCATTAAGAAAATCACAGTGTTACTGTGCACAATTAATCAGTGCATTTTATACCAAAGACaatcattttgaatcaaaaatgacTGAACTTGTATTGTATCTTGTTATGATCTTCTTTATGGATGTGCAGGACACAGACATATTCAAATTCACTAGTATGCCTAgtcataaaaaatgttaaataacatttGCCATATGTAGAATGTAGAGAATGTAATGTCCTTCTAAAGGGTAATCCTCATCCTCTTTCCTTCAAGACTCAGGTAAATGAGGCAGGGCTTCATGTAATGCTCACTTTACCTTGACAtggatcattttaatattaaacctttttttttgccATCCCTCTCTCACTAAACTTGATGGAAATGCAGCTTTATATGACAAGTGGTAAATGCAGATGATTTGTTTTATCGCAGAGGCCAGTTTTGcactatattttttgtttcagaaGTGCTGTTTTGAATGTTACAGGACTGTAATCATGTGATCGGTTTCAATGATTACTGATGGTTCAACATAATGCTGCTTGTACTGTGCACACGACTGTAAATATgcctgaaagaaaaaataaatcaaatattttctcTCAAATCAGCCCATTTCTAAGCTGACTGgtttatttgtaaaagaaaaaggtttttaaaaagttgaatgAAAAATGATTCTTCATACTCATAAATAGACACAGAGGCACTAAGACACAAATATAACAGATACGATGTTTACCAGGTGTTCTGGTACATTATATAATGATATACtctcacacatatatacacacacatctgagTCACTGTAACATTAAATCTGTGACGTCTTAAAAAAGGCCCAATTGTCCAGCTTGTGCTTCTCTTCTTCTCGCTCCTCGTGTTTTTATCTCAGACTGCTGCCGCTGGGCTGAGCTCCAGTCATGCCTGGGTGATCAGGGCTGTGGCGATTCTGAACATGGACAAATAACGATATTGTATTTTAGCAGAGATATCAGGTTTACTACTTATcacaattgaattaaaaatgtatgaacaaATCAAAAACATACTCTACTATTAGAAGTTTTACGGTGGGAAATTAATACTTgtaccaaggatgcattaaatgtatcaaaagtgacagtacaacattattgttttactgtatttttgataaaaataaataaatggtgagcataagagacttaaaaaaaaacatactgagcccaaagtttttgaacagcagtgtagaAGATTTCTTATAAATTAAGGCCAATTGTAATCTGTAATGTCATATGAAGACCATAAAAACTCCAATtaacctttttcttcttcttatctttcttctttttctttctgtctgggTCATCgtccttctttttcttcttcttcttatggTCTGAATCTGACGGAGTTTCTGTGGATGTGAGATGTGAGTTTGACAGTCAGGATTTAAGCAAacgtttgtttctttgtgtgtttgtgtttgaccgTCACCTGGCGGTAAGGGATCCTGAGGCCGAAGATGTTTATGCTTGTGTTTGTTCTTCTTCTTCGGTGGTTGAATGTGCATCAGTCTGTACTGCTCTGGTAACTTTGTCAGGACAGAGAGAGTCATATAAATCTTGCTCGCAAAACAACAAAGACATCAACAAACCTCTGAGTACAGTCAAAGCTGAGGCAGCATCAGTTACACTTGCCTCCCTAAATGCAAAGTGGATCCTTCTTTAGCCTctctcacaaacaaacaaacaaacaaacaaacacacacttacagggCCAGTGTGTAGCCTGAAGCCGGTCAGCATAGCCCCAGTGAGAGGACTGAACGAGTTGTTGCAGACTGGTGGCTTTTCAATGAGAGATCGCAGAGAGCTGTTGTCCTGAATGCCTGGGCTGTCGATCATACCTGGAGTACAGAAGGATCAACAAACAAAAGTGGCggatagttaaagggatagttcactccaaaataataaaaaagaaactaaatgataacagaatttgcatttttaggtgaactatccctttaaggttctAGAACTACTGTAATATTGGCTGTAAAAGGTAAAAGGACGCATACACACCAGGAAGCTCTGGAAGGAAGTTGCTGAGTTTCTCCTTCACCTTCTTTCCGCAGAACTTGTTATAAGCGTGCTCCAGATTGTAGTGTGTGATGAGATTAGTGTGTCCTGTCAGCTCATTCTCCACTGTGAAGAAGACTTGAGTGTTAACTGGTTCACAAAGGTGACAAACTCTAAAATAACACACTACCATTACAAAATACACCATAAGGATATTTGGTTACCTTTGACACATCTGCTGTAATGACTATGTTTTATTTAATCGATAGATTACAACAAAATAATCAAGTTTCAGAATTACCAAagtttgaaatgaaaaatgttcTTCAGGATCCCACTATTTTTAACTAATATATAGCTCACAGAACAACATGTAATGTATATTCATAATAGAAATTGTCAATaaattgtaagatttttttattaatgtttattaatttacatgattTTTTCACTCCTTgaaatttttttcattaattttgaaAAGCTGGTTTTGTCTCAGATGTCCTCTTGAAAGTTTTATGAGGCCCTCTAGTGGCTAAAAACTATAGCTCTAACTTAaactattattgttaataaaaacaaaaccgaaACAAATTAATAGGCCtaagtgattttctttttattatatttttaaataacagtaactATTGTTAACTATTACTATACAGTTAACTACTGTTAATATGGTAATAGTATAACATTTGGTTTGGTACCATGGTTATTTGGACATAGTACCGTGGTATTCTATGAATTACCATGTAAATACCTGGGTACATGCTAAACAATCACTCTAGCTGACACTGACAgtattttatcatatattattattactcacGGGGCAGTTCTCGCAGCAGGTAGAAGGGCTCGTTCATCGCCGCGGGTTTCCTGATCGGACCCCCTTCATCCACCATCTGATGCTGGAAACACATCGGGCCCATGTTCTGGGGCACCTGAGGCTTCCCGGATCCGAAGCCGAGCGCAGAGGGCCCCGCGGGACCCTGTGAATCTTGCTGACCATACAGAGAGAAGATCTCGGTCATGATGGCGAAACTACACTACGATGTTATTACTGTGTGGACGTCTGTCTCGGCTTTGCTAACGTTACTGCAGAACGACGAGCTGTTGACAATTGCTTCCGGTTGTTTGGGGAAATTTACCGTAATTTATCAAGCAACGCTACGTGATCTTATTGTACCCAGCTCCTAAACTGCACAAAATAGACTCATATAATGCGCcataaaaatgcattcaattgTATAATTCTGTAATTTTTCTGCATCAATAATTCTATAAGATGAgacaaataattaacatttgtgtCAGTGACGCATGTCAAAATTGTCGCTGGGAGTACATGTATTACGGTAAAGAAAAGACGCGAGATACTTCCTCTTGTCCTTCCCTTTATGTGACATCACGACCAATAAGCGACGTCTGTTTAGGAACGTGACCAATCAATGGGCGCGCTTTAAAGAGGCGGGGCGGATTTTTTCTTCGTCCGCAGTGACCTCTGTCCCTTTAAATCGTTTAATTCATTTGCCGATGAATATTGTCTCGCATTGATAGCGGCGTTGATGCGGACTCTGCTGTCTCGGATCGTCGCAGCACTTGTTgtctaaaaattacaaattaaaatggctTTATTGACACCTCTTTTCGCGTTTCTGTATCATTTGCCGCAGGTTTACAAATGGCTCCTAAAGCCATACTACATCGCCTCGTTATTTATGTCTGTCGCGTTCCTGCTGGTCCGCAAGACGCCTGGCATCTGCGAGCATCTTTCGACGCAGCGCGAGGATGGAAATTCATGCGATTTCGACTGGGTATGTATAAAGCAGACCTTTGGGGTATAAGACATGTTTAATCATGACGGATACAGCTAACCTGCTTCGTAACAAGGGGACTGGGTAGTGGCCAGCAGATTTTGGGGGTCGCTATTTAGCTGGCAAGAAAACAagcacaattgaaaaaaaaaaaaagagtttagagTGCCATGCATAAAACTAATGCATGTGGAAATAAGAAACTTGCCAACGTGCCCCACGTGTGTCATTCACTGTtgtgtcttatatatatatatatatatatgtatatatatatatatatatatatatgtatatatatatatatatatatatatatatatatatatatatatgtatatatatatatatatatatatatatatatatgtatatatatatatatatatatatatgtaaaattatagCACACAGTGGGTCCAAAACCGTGAACACATATAGCAAACATTGGTAAATAGGGGCACCAGGGCCGCCAGGTCCCAGAAACATTTCCAGCCCAAAGCTTACTCAAAACCTGCCCAAAAAGAATGAAAACTAGCTACATTTTTTCCCTTTCCAATCATAGCTGACAGCAGCTTTGTGTCATTAATTctctttaaaatatacattttggtttgatttatTCTGTTTCGAATCTTAGCAAGACTTGTTTATATGTAGTATGTGCATATGAAATTatttaatctgtatttatttgtgtaattttaattttcagcacttttcattaaaaaaaattgtcatcacTTTTTCCATAATAAAACTGATATGtccagaaataattttttttccatatatcgATATTTATCAGAATATTCATTTACCATTTTCATGGAAGGAAATACTTTGAGAATGCATGTAAACACGCACAACGCACACACAATATATactattgtttatattatttaagttttatattattaagtGTCTTTTACACTTGCCTCCCTAAATTAATCTTAGCCtttgtttgtaattatttttttagagaGAGGTGGAGGTACTGATGTTTTTAAGTGCTATAGTCATGATGAAGAACAGAAGAGCAAGTAAGAGTTTCTCCTTTCTTAAAACACTCTTTTCCATCTTTGTGCAGTTCTTTTctctattgagagtgaggagtcacttgccgatttgggttgatttgggaggggtctgagccagTCGGCCatgatggcaggatacgctatcggttgccaggggcaatgccttcagaacttcacagaggcgcgactaaacatttcagagcgctttcatttttgcgcatttattttgtcggcggaacagatcgagacggatctacgaatacgagaaagaaaaggaagaaattaaagcaatgcaaaaacataaggcgaaagaaaggggaccttacaggaacaaactcacgcaagcgcaaaacagcggtgtttagagaagctctcaggcatccgaaatatcgacccatacgagctccctgcagcggcacagagacctgaacatttacctcagtgcacacatatggacattgggaattatattgtttacgatgtaagtcaccgtgcattcacgctgttaatggttttaatctaaccaggacatttatatcttgcaatcacacatttaactaccctagccaacccagatctggtttgtccactttgcagcccccaacacaaaaacctggtacagtatgtgtcattgggctaaaatcaaattataactaaacatacacagctttagcctacatcaaaacatgttggaaatgtttgtatacattgaacatgtcgttacaatctagtgttttacgaaacagtcgcagttaattactttgtcattttggtcaagaagtgcattctaaatgcaatgtaattacaatacgctaaaacgcatgtgaataaacttactttggccagtacaacgctgttttcatcacctgctgtagatggacccagccacagcagaaagcctcgtaactttccaaagtcttgtggcttttaaactcctgcattgtgtagtaacttaaaccaaaaacaatataattcacaacGTCCATAtgtatgcatggaggtaaatggtccaggtctctgtgctgctgcagggagctcgtatgggtcgatattttggatgcttgagagcttctccaaataccgctgttttgcgcttggtgtaacctaaaaaaaaactgtattccattgttcctatgttttccatgtgtatcgtgagaggtactggagcagtttttaacgcagcagtaacttccagaaATGGTAAaaaagtgcagaattgcgagaacctcctcttaacaacacatgtaaacaatcctgtttcgccgccggtgtCCTGCTaacatggcggagaccgtgatatcgagggaggggctttgtgctatgacgacaactcctcaTTCTCAATAGCATTCTTTATTGACATTCAAATGCCAGCAAATAATCTCTTAACCATCATCATGGTCATTATGCTGAGGCTGAATGTGAAGGTTTTGTTTCTACACTAAACATTTGTGCACCTTTGAGTGTTTGTGCTCTCAGTGACGGTTGTCTATGTGTTTGTTGTCAAATCATTCATTCAGTGTTTCCATACACTCTTTCCCCCTCCTCCAGCTCTGCTCGACCCCTTTGAGTATGCATTTTCGTATTATAAAGCAGTTCGTTatgaaatttttatatattttttctttgctcCCCAGTTACCATCGAGCAGCACTTGGGCAACATCATCCTCTTTAGTAAAGTGGCCAATGTGATCCTGTTCTTCAGACTGGATATACGCTTGGGGCTTCTCTACTTAACTTTGTGTATTggtcagtatatttattttatcttttgcaAGATTTCAAACAGTCACTCAATTGGAACTGagaacaaataaaatctaattaaaatatgaacaaagacTATTGATACTATAATACCACTGATGTATTGCAATGGCTGTTAATGTTCTCTAATCATTGATGCAGTTTTCCTGATGATCTGCAAACCTCCGATCTACATGGGCCCTGAATACATCAAGTACTTCAGTGATAAAACCATTGATGTGAGTATGTGGTCATACTACCCAGTTTCCATTGGACACGAGTACTTTAGTCATGGCTCATGAGCTGCTGGTTTTCAAAACATGTTTGCACAGAAtggaaaaagaagagaaagatcTGAACAATATGAATGAGAATGATTTATATCAGAAGAGCATCTGAGGCATCTCATTGCATACCAATCACTAACATCAAAGGGAACTACTGTAGCTTGAGTGTGCTTGGTTTATTAGTAACAGGATAAATGTCCTTTTTCTTCGCAAATAAGCCATTTTCAAATTTCAGTCACATAGTTGACCTTTAACTCCAGCAGCCTGAGGGGAATGTTGAGTTCAAATATATGCTAGTGAGAAAAGAtgcttacttttcttttgttttcaggaTGAGTTGGAGAAGGATAACAGAGTGACCTGGATCGTGGAGTTTTTTGCTAACTGGGCACCAGAGTGTCAGTCTTTCGCCTCTGTCTATGCAGATCTTTCCTTGAAGTAAGAACCTTGCTCTTCattatggtttaaatggttttTGAGGGAAAGAAATGATATTTTTATGCAGAaaatacattaaactgatcagaagCGACAGTAAAACATTGATAATTTGACAGgatatttatttatcaaagtatcctaaaaaaaaaaaacaatattaatacaaCATTTTTCTTGATCACCAAGCACGCAGCATTTGTATTGTATTAAAGGTGCAtggtttttgactctactaaagcataaaaataccataatatgtttgcagatatttaaggaaCATGCTAACAAGATAAGATAACAtaattgtttatctgaaaaacaatgctacagtcagtcgGTTTGTGTAgcccgcccactgccagtttagcCAATTGGATTTCGGCATCCTGGATTGCCAGTTAGTGGAAAACACAACGTGTTTAATTTCATTCATGGACAAGTGCGCTCGTTCCTGTTTGTGTCTCAATCACGAAACCTCATGTgggtcaagtctgaggaggagaggCCGGGTGAAGAAAACCCTCTCAAATATTTTTAacttggactgcaatacctagttcaaccactcggtgtcaatcctacatactgcacctttaatatgtcataacattactgtttaatatatatatatatatatatatatatatatattttaaaccatACCGACCTGAATCTTTTGACTTGTACTGTACATCCAGCCTCAGTTTCTGTGAATTAAAATATTCTGAACAGAAACAATGAACTTCTCTCTTACTCAGGTACAACTGTGCAGGGCTGAAATTTGGCAAAGTGGACATTGGTCGTTACAGTGAAGTAGCCAAAAAGTAAGTAGCTCTGCTGTGTCTCTGAGCTAATTGTAACCAACTTTAACGATGTGCAatgtttgctgtttttttcccctcagataCAGGGTCAGTACCTCTCCTCTCTCAAAGCAGCTGCCCTCTCTAGTGCTCTTCCAGGGAGGAAAGGAAATTATGAGGCGCCCTCAAGTGGACAAAAAGGGACGGGCAGTATCTTGGACCTTCACAGAGGTGAGGcttaatcttcaaaaaaaaaaagaccatcagGAGTGGAAAGACTTTGTCAGAAATATCCTTCAAACCCCCTCTTTTAATCTCTGTGTAGGGTGCTGTACTATACagataaatgtgtttttcctttGTTTCCAGGAAAACATCATCCGAGAGTTTAACCTCAACGAGTTGTATCAGAAGTCAAAGAAGCTTGGGAAGGCCAAAGGAGAGAAGTTCGAGAGGCCCAACGAATCTGTGTTCCCCCCTGTGCCTGAAGAGGAAGAACCAGAGGCCGAGACCATCACCGCGATGGACACAGAGAGCAAGAAGGACAAATAGAAAGTGCATGCTGCTGAAGAGCACTGTGAATCACTTTGGGACTGGAGCAAAATGAGCTAATGTTCAGTATGCAGAAAAAGCATTATAAACCGAATGATTGTGTTATCGTTTCTTTTTTGTATAACGTATTAAATGCAAAATCAGTCCAATAATATAGTAAATCcttatattaatatgtatttaaatgtcataatCATTGATATACTGGACATAGACGTCCAAACAGCTGTTATTTGGGAcattattcaatttaatttaatcaagtTAAACCGTTAAAAATTGGACATCTACCTCTAATATGGTTTATAATTGTGAAGTGATCATTAGTAAGGGGTTATTTTGTTGCATATGCATCATATCGGGGAGCAAACTTTATATCAGTTGGTTTTCTGTTGTATTGTCACTtgtattgagttttttttttttttactacttttctGAGATGGAGCTTGTTTGTGTGACGGTACTGACTTCTAGACTGAATTCGGTGGTCCGGAAAGAGAGGGTCTTTAATGCCAACggtttattttgaacatttacTAAATCATTAAGAGCAAGATCTCAAGATAATATTCTGTAAAATTTAGTTGTTACTCAGTTACACATTTCATTTCAGAGAGAAAATACTGCTGTAAAAGTCTTGAATGTTTTGTATATTGAGgttattatttgaattttgtgctgaatgagtgtttaacatttttattttaaactgtcaGGCACGGAAGAAAGCTGCAGGCAGTCTTCACATTTAGACCATTTCCATTCCTTTTACTTTCACTGTTGAAAGCTTTTATTGTCTGTTTGGTTCTGTGGAATCTTCTCATCCATTTCCCAACAAAAATtactattgttttgttttagttcccTATTGAGTAAACCAGACTTGATTTTTCACTAATTTATGAATTGACGACTAAAATGGGTTGAGTGGTTATGAAAGGAAATTTCAATAAAACTCTTTGTTCTTCACATTTTGCTCAGCTTGTGCATTTAAAAATTTTTCTCCAAACTTAGACTTAACAGAACAACCCAGCAGATGTTTGACAAACTGGTCAGAAGCAGAAACGTGCACATCTAAATTACTCAGTGTTCAATTAGCATTTGAGATTTGCGTTCAAATGGTCAAAGCATTCTCAGCGACGACACAAAGCCTGTGTAGTaccaaaaatatacataaaagttACATTAAACACTTCCTCGTAGACCTTTGAGAACTAACTTCACTAATTCCAGAGTAAACACAGGTTCATCTCAAAAGGTCGTTTCAAAacaataactaaatataaaatgtattaattcaataatatataaaacatatatatatatatatatatatatacactttttataatagctaaaaacctgttaatttaccaaaaactaaaacaaaaagcttacagggatactccaccccaaaatgaaaatcttgtcattaatcacttaaccccatgtcgttccaaacccataaaagctttgttcgtctttggaaaatgatttaagatattttggatgaaaaccagcaggcttgtgactgtcccatagactgccaagtaaataacagtgtcaaggtccagaaaagtatgaaatacATCGTCAGAATAACTAGTCTgcaatcagtggttcaaccgtaatattatgaagcgacgagaatactttttgtacacgaagaaaacaaatataatgactttattcaacaattcttttgCCAATGGTCTCCTCTGTCTCATCATATATCTCATATCACAGTATGTTCTTCTGTGTCCTCCGCGCCACAATGATGCactgtttctatgtgtatttacctttgatttgaaagaaaacactgCCTCCTTGTGGCACGGAGGaaacagaagagcatacgcagcatgTGGTGATATGAAGAGACAGAGACTGttgacaaaataatttttgaatagtcattatatttgttttctaaGCGTAtaaaaagtattgtcgtcgcttcGTAACATTACGGTTATGTTTAGACTATTTTTCTGATGTCTACATTCACAAACAGGCTTTCACAAATTTGTggatggacaattttttttttggtgtatagttttctaaatattttatctatTAAAACATATGCATAAAGGGGAAATTAAAGTCAAAACTGAATTATAAAGAGTTTATTACCAatgctccaaacacacacacacccatacacaTATTCACAACCATGTTCACTCACACTGAACTATACAGTACACGTTCTTTATTTCATCCCCTCCTTCCCTTCAATCCATCTTTTGATCCAAAATATTTCTATAAGTGTATTCATTGGCTTTATACAAGTCAACAAATACATTCTGTCTCCTGATTGGCCAGCTCAGATCTAAATGTTGATCAACACCTCTGACAAGACAGACATTGATTGAAATGAGTCCTGCACAACGTCACAATCTTCTCAAATGCAACAGGTaagaattaaatcattaaaaatgaaaggCTTTCACTGATTCATAATGACAGCTAACTTCCACTGATTGGTTCAACTGCTGTCCAATCAGAGGGCACGGATATGGTTCCCCATTGTTCTGTGGCATCGTGAGCAGGAAGCTTTAAAATCCTACGTGGAACATGGCTAGACAAGGCCACCAAAGAGATTTGGCTTtcacatattaacataaaacaaaatgaaaaaataaatcagatctAAGAGGCAGCCAATCAATGTTTATAggataaaatttaaaatatgccCCACATATTGGGCTCCACCatatcaaatgcatttttatgctaCGATTAACCCTCTGATTACAGGCTGATCTCTTTCCAGTTTGTGGCCATCAGCTCTTTATCTCTCTATTTGATTAGATAAAAGTCCACAGAGAACAAATATCAGccgttgtagaaaaaaaaaagtaaagaaaaaagattttatcAATAGCCATTTATAAAGTcatataaaataacactttataaattaaataaaaacttccTTGAATTTCCAAAGCCATTGCTCAGAAAACACTACTTGAACTTGAAAAGGCTGCTGTCATTTAAATAATGCTTTAGTCCATTTCCTTATCTTTTCTACTGTTTTGCTTCACTGGTGCTGCTTGGATAAGGACGCAACATTGTCGCAAGCCAAACACGGTGGTCTGAAATGTCTACTGAATGCCACAGGTCCTCTTTTGTAAAAATCCACtcggtgattaaaaaaaaaaaaaaaaaaaacttaacacaaCTGATCATTTTTTGTCTATACAGAACAATTTACACATTTATGTTGGATAAAAATCTTTTTTGTCTTAATGTACTGAAATGTTTTCAAGGCAATCTGGTCCTTTGCCATCAAACTGATTCCATCAAACTCGCTCCAGCTCCTTACTGGTGAGGAGTCCATAAGTCCCACTATATCACGGCTTGAATGACcccctgctcctcctcctcctcctcctctatgTCATATCGAACCAAAACCTGCTGGTCAAAAAATAACAGCAGAGGACAGAAGTTTTCAGATCTTTCCAGGAGGCACTAATAAATGTCCACCAAACAGGGTTTTCTCTGCTATGTCAAAGGAACATGAGTCCATGGCTCCATTCTGGACAACACGGGTCAAACCagagtctctctcacacagaaaTCTCATAAGTGGTCCCTCCGACGCCAGTCACCTTCTTCACCCCGCCTCCAGGCTTGTGGGCGGGGCTCTGAGAAGAGCCAGCACTGGAATATGCCTGACCTGGGCGAGTGGACACGCTGGCAGGATGAGAGGGGGACGAGGGGGAGGAAGGTTTCGGTTGCCCGTTTGTCCGACTATACGACTTCATCTGAATCTCGTCCCTAAAGCAGAGAAACAGAGATGTGTCAGAGAAAGACATAGAATATAATCTTCATGAATGTATTTAATTGCCTCTTCCATCAATTTAATgacaaaaacttttgaacagctgtGCAAGTACTAAAAAAACTGCATTCTGATCTAagttataatgatttatattttaaacaaaagctctgaaaacaaacatatacatgcatacatacatacatacatataaatatacacacacaaatctcaaggtttccacaaaaatattaagcagcacaactgttcccaacattgataataagaaatgtttttgagcactgGAGAAGTAGGATGATTCTGTAGAATGCATTCAAACCAAACAAGcctgaattattaaaaatatacaggtgctggtcaaataattagaatatcatcaaaaagtttatttcactaattccattcaaaaagttaaacttatgttatattcattcattacacactgactgatatattttaaatatttcttttaattttgatgtttataactgacaactaaggaaaatcccaaattcagtatctcagaaaattagactattgtgaaaaggttcaatattgaagacacatggtgccacactctaatcagtttattaacttaaaacacctgcaaagcctttaaatggtctctcagtctagttctgtaggctacacaatcatggggaagactgctgactcgacagttgtccaaaagacgaccattagccgtgtttccattatcgagctaagaccaggcgtgctagtgcgtgccagggccagttgcgtttccactgtcacttccggggcttgatcgtgcctcgccggggcttcctcggggccaaagcgggccagctggggctagaggaggggttatgaacaaaggcg
This window of the Carassius auratus strain Wakin unplaced genomic scaffold, ASM336829v1 scaf_tig00019223, whole genome shotgun sequence genome carries:
- the LOC113076175 gene encoding mediator of RNA polymerase II transcription subunit 19-B; the protein is MTEIFSLYGQQDSQGPAGPSALGFGSGKPQVPQNMGPMCFQHQMVDEGGPIRKPAAMNEPFYLLRELPLENELTGHTNLITHYNLEHAYNKFCGKKVKEKLSNFLPELPGMIDSPGIQDNSSLRSLIEKPPVCNNSFSPLTGAMLTGFRLHTGPLPEQYRLMHIQPPKKKNKHKHKHLRPQDPLPPETPSDSDHKKKKKKKDDDPDRKKKKKDKKKKKNRHSPDHPGMTGAQPSGSSLR
- the LOC113076173 gene encoding thioredoxin-related transmembrane protein 2-B-like, coding for MALLTPLFAFLYHLPQVYKWLLKPYYIASLFMSVAFLLVRKTPGICEHLSTQREDGNSCDFDWREVEVLMFLSAIVMMKNRRAITIEQHLGNIILFSKVANVILFFRLDIRLGLLYLTLCIVFLMICKPPIYMGPEYIKYFSDKTIDDELEKDNRVTWIVEFFANWAPECQSFASVYADLSLKYNCAGLKFGKVDIGRYSEVAKKYRVSTSPLSKQLPSLVLFQGGKEIMRRPQVDKKGRAVSWTFTEENIIREFNLNELYQKSKKLGKAKGEKFERPNESVFPPVPEEEEPEAETITAMDTESKKDK